In Cyprinus carpio isolate SPL01 chromosome A1, ASM1834038v1, whole genome shotgun sequence, the following proteins share a genomic window:
- the LOC109055601 gene encoding uncharacterized protein LOC109055601 — MEVEDALLAKFRVLIQGLMMTTTSEIVKIFSKVLLETRMEITQSWREIDLLKQQLEECEQQKTEAINRAQWRDFKREDDEMEVSHVNYQSAVQSSNTVMLVAVGPKERAENVSEPETTQSSKPGQKFQKICAAAAFDKNSQKTKCQDPKCTQHVVKPKIVCPAKVSRVKGWKSSSSKTITQPTSKIVTNGPSTSVDIITNNPKSKVMKKRKLIKTQKHASVARELRDRQHLSMQRHCLCCSSDECDLQSSPSRALHQVPSVYICRKCERRFKTDLLFKSHNCPIPQNCNRCGQMFTTLQGLTAHSQEVHPQFSCSQCEQMFATQCAITVHKRIHTNLIVPKDIKAKRFEVRLERISDSQLEAALSTKSSLSQNNSSKQDLLNELQNMAAADTSPGSACKNSAESMAVNVPETSETPLSPQSIVESLDSRPGTLSESGVGQSSVRKVYAVMSTTSCQIQISEDANGSESPAVQESEKVTDKGKHASASDESGLRSPSRKRKMSDCSHDAYNGVFPVENILRWRNNKGRNEVRVKWMPCTLCGAKFRNTWEPAESFPGYLDDKNEELKKD, encoded by the exons ATGGAAGTGGAGGATGCCTTATTGGCTAAGTTCAGGGTCCTGATTCAAGGGCTCATGATGACGACAACCTCAGAGATAGTCAAAATATTCAGCAAAGTGCTGCTGGAGACCAGAATGGAGATCACCCAGAGCTGGAGGGAGATCGACTTGTTGAAGCAGCAGTTGGAGGAATGTGAGCAGCAAAAGACAGAGGCCATCAATAGGGCTCAGTGGAGGGACTTCAAAAGGGAAGATGACGAGATGGAAGTGTCACATGTGAATTATCAGTCTGCCGTACAGAGCTCAAACACTGTCATGCTAGTGGCTGTG GGGCCTAAAGAAAGAGCAGAGAATGTCTCAGAACCAGAGACAACACAGTCGAGCAAACCAG GCCAAAAGTTTCAGAAAATCTGTGCAGCTGCTGCTTTTGATAAAAACAGCCAGAAGACCAAGTGCCAAGACCCAAAATGCACACAGCATGTGGTAAAACCGAAAATAGTTTGTCCCGCCAAAGTGTCGCGAGTGAAAGGGTGGAAATCATCATCAAGCAAGACAATAACACAGCCCACATCTAAAATCGTTACAAATGGTCCATCTACAAGTGTGGACATAATCACAAATAACCCAAAATCAAAGGtgatgaaaaaaaggaaattaatcaAAACGCAAAAGCACGCTAGTGTTGCTCGTGAACTTCGAGACCGACAGCACCTCAGCATGCAGAGGCACTGTCTGTGTTGTTCATCGGATGAGTGCGACCTTCAGTCTAGCCCCTCCAGAGCCCTGCACCAGGTCCCTAGTGTGTATATCTGTCGTAAATGCGAGAGAAGGTTTAAAACAGACCTCCTGTTCAAGAGTCACAATTGCCCAATTCCTCAGAATTGCAACAGATGTGGGCAGATGTTCACTACCCTTCAGGGGCTCACCGCACACAGTCAGGAAGTTCACCCTCAATTCAGCTGCAGTCAGTGTGAGCAAATGTTTGCCACTCAGTGTGCGATAACTGTGCACAAACGGATCCACACCAACCTTATTGTTCCCAAGGATATTAAAGCTAAGAGGTTCGAGGTTCGTCTCGAAAGAATCTCAGACTCCCAGCTGGAGGCTGCTTTGTCCACAAAAAGCTCTCTCTCGCAAAATAACTCTTCAAAACAGGATCTTTTGAATGAACTGCAGAATATGGCTGCAGCAGATACAAGTCCTGGATCTGCATGCAAAAACAGTGCAGAATCAATGGCTGTGAATGTACCTGAGACCAGCGAGACGCCACTATCACCCCAAAGCATAGTAGAAAGCCTGGACTCAAGGCCAGGAACCCTGTCGGAGTCTGGTGTTGGACAGTCGAGCGTCAGGAAAGTATATGCTGTCATGTCAACTACTTCATGCCAAATTCAGATTAGTGAGGATGCAAATGGATCAGAGTCACCAGCTGTGCAAGAATCTGAAAAAGTAACAGATAAAGGAAAACATGCCAGTGCAAGTGATGAGTCAGGACTCCGTTCTCCTTCAAGAAAGCGGAAGATGTCag ATTGTTCTCATGATGCATACAATGGCGTGTTTCCTGTTGAAAATATTCTGAGATGGAGAAATAATAAG ggaAGAAATGAAGTTCGGGTCAAGTGGATGCCTTGCACGTTGTG TGGGGCAAAGTTTCGGAACACATGGGAACCAGCGGAAAGCTTTCCAGGCTATTTGGATGACAAGAACGAAGAGCTGAAGAAAGACTAG